A single genomic interval of Planctomycetaceae bacterium harbors:
- the gatB gene encoding Asp-tRNA(Asn)/Glu-tRNA(Gln) amidotransferase subunit GatB, which translates to MVDQNDIVLPIIGLEIHVELDTQTKMFCRCRNRFGDPPNTNVCPVCIGMPGVLPVMNRRAVELSMKVGMALGCQVASVTKWDRKSYWYPDLPKNYQISQYDLPLSSNGLLEVPLADGATKAVRILRAHLEEDAGKNVHDLPSGTGVDLNRAGVPLLEIVSQPDMNSVEEAAAYARTMQRLVRWLGASLANMQMGHMRFEPNINLHITRGGKVHKTPIVEVKNLNSFRSLEGAVAWEIRRQYAAWQEDPEGFTIERQGKQNRGYDDATGQTVFQRGKEEAHDYRYFPDPDLVSVQPDQAWLQAIADSIGELPLARRQRYIDQYRLTFKEADALTQDAPTGDLLDAAVAAGADPKRCVNLMLSRGSAIANERGCSIAQIGLSPAPLAELAIMLHSGQVNATAAAKIFDLMLDGRQTPAAIAAEQGLLAVTEAGEVEAWVDAAIAANPQAAGDVREGGKKAKKAFGFLTGQVMQASRGAANPQQVQEILTRKLG; encoded by the coding sequence ATGGTTGACCAAAACGACATCGTCCTGCCCATCATCGGCCTGGAGATCCACGTCGAGCTGGATACTCAGACCAAGATGTTCTGCCGTTGTCGCAACCGCTTCGGCGACCCGCCCAACACCAACGTCTGCCCCGTGTGCATCGGCATGCCCGGCGTGCTGCCGGTGATGAACCGCCGCGCGGTCGAGCTGTCCATGAAAGTCGGCATGGCGTTGGGCTGCCAGGTCGCCTCCGTCACCAAGTGGGACCGAAAGAGCTACTGGTACCCCGACCTGCCCAAGAACTACCAGATCAGCCAGTACGACCTGCCCCTGAGCAGCAACGGCCTGCTGGAAGTGCCGCTGGCCGATGGCGCGACCAAGGCCGTCCGCATCTTGCGGGCGCACCTGGAAGAAGACGCCGGGAAAAACGTACACGACCTGCCCTCGGGCACCGGGGTGGACCTCAACCGCGCCGGCGTGCCGCTGCTGGAGATCGTCTCGCAGCCGGACATGAACAGCGTCGAGGAAGCCGCCGCCTACGCGCGGACCATGCAGCGCCTGGTGCGATGGCTGGGCGCCAGCCTGGCCAACATGCAGATGGGCCACATGCGCTTCGAGCCCAACATCAACCTGCACATCACCCGCGGCGGCAAGGTACACAAGACGCCGATCGTCGAGGTGAAGAACCTCAACAGCTTCCGCTCGCTCGAGGGCGCGGTGGCCTGGGAGATCCGCCGCCAGTACGCCGCGTGGCAGGAAGACCCCGAAGGCTTCACGATCGAACGCCAGGGCAAGCAGAACCGCGGATACGACGACGCGACCGGCCAAACCGTCTTCCAGCGCGGCAAGGAAGAAGCCCACGACTATCGCTACTTCCCCGACCCGGACCTCGTGAGCGTACAGCCCGACCAGGCTTGGCTCCAGGCGATCGCTGACAGCATCGGCGAATTGCCCCTGGCACGGCGGCAACGCTACATCGACCAGTACCGCCTGACCTTCAAAGAGGCCGACGCCCTCACCCAGGACGCCCCCACCGGCGACCTGCTCGACGCGGCTGTGGCGGCAGGGGCCGATCCCAAGCGATGCGTCAACCTGATGCTCTCGCGGGGTTCGGCCATCGCCAACGAGCGCGGATGCAGCATTGCCCAGATCGGTCTCTCGCCTGCGCCGCTGGCGGAGTTGGCGATCATGCTGCACAGCGGCCAGGTCAACGCCACCGCGGCGGCGAAGATTTTCGACCTGATGCTCGACGGCCGACAGACTCCCGCCGCCATCGCCGCCGAACAGGGCCTGTTGGCCGTGACCGAGGCGGGCGAGGTGGAAGCCTGGGTCGATGCGGCCATCGCCGCCAATCCCCAGGCCGCCGGCGACGTCCGCGAGGGCGGCAAGAAGGCCAAGAAGGCCTTCGGGTTCCTGACCGGCCAGGTGATGCAGGCCTCGCGCGGAGCGGCGAATCCCCAGCAGGTGCAGGAGATTTTGACTCGCAAGCTGGGGTAA
- the gatA gene encoding Asp-tRNA(Asn)/Glu-tRNA(Gln) amidotransferase subunit GatA, which translates to MSAITDLSAAELAAAIAAGRAGAEEAAKAYLAVIEQREGQIGAFNEVLADRALDEARAIDRRRAAGEPLGPLAGVPVAIKDNLCTAYGRTTCSSRMLENFQAPYTATAVGKLQDAGAVIIGKTNMDEFAMGSSTENSGFGPTRNPWDVSRVPGGSSGGSAAAVAAGMCPAALGSDTGGSIRQPAALCGVVGLKPTYGRVSRYGLVAYGSSLDQIGPLTHDVTDCALLTRVIAGYDRADSTSIPQDVPDYLAAIEKPIAGLRVGLPKEFFSQALDSEIRQAVLAAGEAIKAAGARIVEVSLPTSRVDSDGDGKLSSFAVACYYIVASAEASSNLARYDGVHYGYRTPAKVDDIVDLYCRSRAEGLGAEVKRRIMLGAYTLSSGYYDAYYLKALKVRRLIKNDFDRAFQSCDLLLCPTTPTTAFKLGEKTADPLTMYLADVYTLSVNLAGLPGLSVPAAISAAGLPIGMQLIGPVFSEGRLLQVARAYETATGITRLKPPQ; encoded by the coding sequence ATGAGCGCGATCACCGATCTTTCCGCGGCGGAACTGGCGGCCGCCATCGCCGCCGGACGCGCCGGCGCCGAAGAAGCGGCCAAAGCGTATCTGGCGGTCATCGAGCAGCGAGAAGGTCAGATCGGCGCCTTCAACGAGGTGCTGGCCGATCGCGCGCTCGACGAGGCCCGCGCCATCGACCGCCGCCGCGCCGCGGGAGAGCCTCTGGGCCCGCTGGCCGGCGTGCCGGTAGCCATCAAGGACAATCTCTGTACGGCGTACGGGCGAACCACCTGCTCGTCGCGGATGCTTGAGAACTTCCAGGCTCCCTATACCGCCACGGCCGTCGGCAAACTCCAAGACGCCGGGGCGGTCATCATCGGCAAGACCAACATGGACGAGTTCGCGATGGGCTCGTCGACGGAGAACAGCGGTTTTGGCCCGACGCGCAACCCGTGGGACGTTTCGCGCGTTCCGGGCGGGTCCTCCGGCGGCAGCGCCGCGGCGGTGGCGGCGGGGATGTGCCCTGCCGCACTGGGCAGCGACACCGGCGGGTCGATCCGCCAACCGGCGGCCCTGTGTGGCGTCGTCGGGCTCAAGCCCACCTATGGGCGCGTCAGCCGATACGGCCTGGTGGCGTACGGGTCGAGCCTGGACCAGATCGGCCCGCTGACGCACGACGTGACCGATTGCGCACTGCTGACGCGGGTGATCGCCGGCTACGACCGCGCCGATTCGACGTCCATCCCCCAGGACGTGCCGGACTATCTCGCGGCGATCGAAAAGCCCATCGCCGGCCTGCGGGTGGGTCTGCCCAAAGAGTTCTTCTCGCAGGCCCTTGATAGCGAGATACGCCAGGCGGTGCTGGCAGCCGGCGAGGCGATCAAGGCCGCCGGCGCCCGGATCGTCGAGGTCTCTCTGCCGACCAGCCGCGTCGACAGCGACGGCGACGGAAAGCTCAGCAGCTTTGCAGTGGCATGCTACTATATCGTCGCCAGCGCCGAGGCCTCGAGCAACCTGGCCCGCTATGATGGCGTACACTATGGCTATCGCACGCCGGCCAAAGTGGACGACATCGTCGATCTGTACTGCCGCAGCCGCGCCGAAGGGCTCGGCGCCGAGGTCAAGCGGCGGATCATGCTCGGGGCATACACGCTGTCCAGCGGTTATTACGACGCGTATTACCTCAAGGCCCTGAAGGTGCGGCGCCTGATCAAGAACGACTTTGACCGCGCGTTCCAGTCGTGCGACCTGCTGCTGTGCCCCACGACTCCGACGACCGCGTTCAAGCTCGGCGAGAAGACGGCCGACCCGCTGACGATGTACCTGGCCGACGTCTACACCCTGAGCGTGAACCTGGCCGGTCTGCCGGGCCTGAGCGTGCCGGCCGCCATCAGCGCCGCGGGCCTGCCTATCGGAATGCAACTGATCGGCCCGGTCTTCAGCGAAGGCCGCCTGCTTCAAGTGGCAAGGGCGTACGAAACCGCAACCGGCATAACGCGACTGAAACCACCTCAGTAA
- a CDS encoding PDZ domain-containing protein: MSRILLTVGVAAWALAASTGLAGDAKLMAKAYEQGNGALAQLQCKFVQGGMENPVEGLATCVSVQEGIGLFITLALEGNAVPENIRDLTLNVPGGESKPIKAELMGVDALTGIGFVRATEKGSWKPISFVRRANLKIGQEVASVGLFASNAGNVPYVTSGNVGAMTHVPEEIALITSGTLSNIGSPVFAESGDAIGIVGRQQFSDLYTMTTNRGSATVSLKAVRDSSCFMPVEEFADVFARIPSGGRGQRMAWMGVMKLQGVARQLAELAKLDKPGVMLEQIGPGGPADKAALKDRDIVVAVNGKDLRDFASPLLTAKGLMNQLARIGAGKDVALGIVRDGKRFDVTLRLEPAPLMPNEAPSQFVPSLGALVRERIPLDAHLLTGPAATTDGLIVAGVQRDSAASKAGLADGDIVTAVGSQTVTTIQAFNQAIEKLLADPQHPRVVFQVRRGDQVLPISIQPARRP, translated from the coding sequence ATGAGCAGGATACTGCTGACGGTGGGCGTGGCGGCGTGGGCGCTGGCGGCATCGACGGGCCTGGCCGGCGACGCAAAACTCATGGCCAAGGCATACGAGCAGGGCAACGGCGCGCTGGCGCAGTTGCAGTGCAAGTTCGTGCAGGGCGGCATGGAAAACCCCGTCGAAGGGCTCGCGACGTGCGTGTCGGTTCAGGAGGGCATCGGTCTGTTCATCACGCTGGCGCTGGAAGGCAACGCCGTGCCCGAAAACATCAGGGACCTGACGCTGAACGTCCCCGGCGGCGAGAGCAAGCCCATCAAGGCCGAACTGATGGGCGTCGACGCCCTGACCGGGATCGGGTTTGTGCGAGCGACGGAGAAGGGCTCCTGGAAGCCCATCTCGTTCGTCCGCCGCGCCAATCTCAAGATCGGACAGGAGGTCGCTTCGGTGGGCCTCTTCGCCTCCAACGCCGGCAACGTCCCCTATGTCACCAGCGGCAACGTCGGCGCGATGACTCACGTTCCCGAGGAAATCGCCCTGATCACCAGCGGAACGCTCAGCAACATCGGCTCGCCCGTCTTCGCCGAAAGCGGCGACGCCATCGGGATCGTCGGACGCCAGCAGTTCTCCGATCTCTACACCATGACCACCAACCGCGGCAGCGCCACGGTCTCGCTCAAGGCCGTGCGCGATTCGTCCTGCTTCATGCCCGTCGAGGAGTTTGCCGACGTCTTCGCGCGGATCCCCAGCGGCGGACGCGGGCAGCGGATGGCCTGGATGGGCGTCATGAAACTCCAAGGCGTGGCCAGGCAACTCGCCGAACTGGCCAAGCTCGACAAACCCGGCGTCATGCTCGAACAGATCGGCCCCGGCGGTCCGGCCGACAAGGCCGCACTTAAAGATCGCGACATCGTCGTCGCCGTCAATGGCAAGGATCTGCGAGACTTCGCTTCACCGCTGCTGACGGCCAAGGGGTTGATGAATCAACTGGCCCGCATCGGGGCCGGAAAAGACGTGGCCCTGGGCATCGTGCGAGACGGCAAGCGGTTCGACGTCACGCTCAGGCTCGAACCTGCGCCCCTGATGCCCAACGAGGCGCCCAGCCAGTTCGTCCCGTCCCTGGGCGCCCTGGTGCGAGAGCGAATCCCGCTCGACGCGCATCTGCTGACAGGCCCGGCCGCCACAACCGACGGGCTTATCGTCGCCGGCGTGCAACGCGACAGTGCGGCCTCCAAGGCCGGACTGGCCGATGGCGATATCGTCACCGCAGTGGGGTCCCAGACCGTCACGACGATCCAGGCATTCAACCAGGCGATCGAAAAGCTGCTGGCCGACCCGCAGCACCCGCGCGTGGTCTTCCAGGTTCGCCGCGGCGATCAGGTTCTGCCGATATCCATACAGCCGGCGCGGCGCCCGTGA
- a CDS encoding aminotransferase class I/II-fold pyridoxal phosphate-dependent enzyme, translating into MDVEFSDRLKKLPPYLFADLRRKIAAARERGVKVITLGIGDPDMPAPEPIVRELQRAVDDAGDPNRHRYGCDVPVPQFAQSVRDFYKRRWNVDLAPEQVVTTSGSKDAIAQLPAAIMNPGDLGIAPEPGYPTYNIGHVFAGAGTYYMPLQAKDGFLMDFDAIPKDVAAQAKLLWINYPNNPTTAVADLAFFQRAVDFGRKHNVLIAHDSAYSENTYDGYRSPSIMQVPGAADVAVEFFSLSKAFCMTGWRAGCMVGNVSAVKALATVKDNIDNGVLRGIQFAAAKALDLAEQIIPPINAVYQRRRDLVADALNANGWNIAKPKATIYIWAPVPEKYKGSSGEFAADLLEKAGVVVTPGRGYGPAGEGFFRISLTYPDAVLKEAIGRMVEAIR; encoded by the coding sequence ATGGATGTGGAATTTTCTGATCGCCTGAAGAAGCTTCCGCCGTATCTCTTTGCCGACCTGCGGCGCAAGATCGCCGCTGCGCGCGAGCGGGGCGTCAAGGTCATCACGCTGGGCATCGGCGACCCCGACATGCCCGCCCCCGAGCCGATCGTGCGCGAACTCCAGCGAGCCGTCGACGACGCGGGCGACCCCAACCGCCACCGCTACGGCTGCGACGTGCCCGTGCCGCAGTTCGCCCAGTCCGTGCGCGACTTCTACAAGCGCCGCTGGAACGTGGACCTGGCGCCCGAGCAGGTCGTCACCACCAGCGGCAGCAAGGACGCCATCGCCCAACTCCCTGCCGCCATCATGAACCCGGGCGACCTGGGCATTGCGCCCGAGCCGGGCTACCCGACGTACAACATCGGCCACGTCTTCGCCGGGGCCGGCACGTACTACATGCCCCTCCAGGCCAAGGACGGTTTCCTGATGGACTTTGACGCCATCCCCAAGGACGTCGCCGCCCAGGCCAAGCTGCTGTGGATCAACTACCCCAACAATCCCACCACGGCGGTGGCCGACCTGGCGTTCTTTCAGCGGGCAGTGGATTTCGGCCGCAAGCACAACGTCCTGATCGCTCACGACAGCGCCTACAGCGAGAACACGTATGACGGCTATCGCTCGCCGAGCATCATGCAGGTTCCCGGCGCCGCCGACGTGGCGGTGGAGTTCTTCTCGCTGAGCAAGGCCTTCTGCATGACCGGATGGCGGGCCGGATGCATGGTGGGCAACGTCTCGGCCGTCAAGGCCCTGGCGACCGTCAAGGACAATATCGACAACGGCGTGCTGCGGGGCATCCAGTTCGCCGCCGCCAAGGCGCTGGATCTGGCCGAGCAGATCATCCCGCCGATCAACGCGGTGTACCAGCGTCGGCGCGACCTGGTAGCCGACGCCCTGAACGCCAACGGATGGAACATCGCCAAGCCCAAGGCCACGATCTACATCTGGGCGCCGGTGCCCGAGAAGTACAAGGGCTCCAGCGGCGAGTTCGCCGCCGACCTGCTGGAAAAGGCCGGCGTGGTGGTGACCCCCGGCCGCGGCTACGGTCCCGCCGGCGAAGGCTTCTTCCGCATCTCGCTGACGTACCCCGATGCGGTGCTGAAAGAAGCGATCGGCCGCATGGTTGAGGCGATACGGTAA
- the panC gene encoding pantoate--beta-alanine ligase, producing MLTVTTIQDVRAAVAAARGQGMRIGFVPTMGALHAGHCSLIRAARKECGFVVVSIFVNPTQFAPGEDLSRYPRTPETDLAACSGEGADLVFMPDVEAMYRPGAATTVSVSGLTRSLCGASRPTHFAGVCTIVTKLFNIVAPDRAYFGNKDFQQACVIEQMAADLDMPVTIVRCPIVRESDGLAMSSRNARLSSEHRRQAAALHEALSLAAAAIRDSAPPASDVIAMMRRCLAESAPAGQVDYIQIVDPRTLRDVEETDAPVLVALAVKFGQTRLIDNVLVGTEA from the coding sequence ATGCTGACGGTAACAACCATCCAGGACGTTCGTGCCGCCGTCGCCGCGGCGCGCGGGCAGGGGATGCGCATCGGGTTCGTTCCCACGATGGGCGCCCTGCACGCGGGGCATTGCTCGCTCATCCGCGCCGCGCGCAAGGAATGCGGGTTTGTCGTGGTCAGCATCTTCGTCAACCCGACTCAGTTCGCGCCCGGGGAGGATCTCTCGCGCTATCCCCGCACTCCCGAGACCGACCTGGCCGCCTGCAGCGGCGAAGGAGCCGACCTGGTCTTCATGCCCGACGTCGAGGCGATGTATCGGCCCGGGGCCGCCACCACCGTCAGCGTCTCGGGACTGACGCGCAGCCTCTGCGGCGCCAGTCGTCCCACGCATTTCGCCGGCGTCTGCACGATCGTGACCAAGCTGTTCAACATCGTCGCCCCCGACCGGGCGTATTTCGGAAACAAGGACTTCCAGCAGGCCTGTGTCATCGAGCAGATGGCGGCCGACCTGGACATGCCCGTGACGATCGTGCGCTGCCCGATCGTCCGCGAGAGCGACGGGCTGGCGATGTCCAGCCGCAACGCCCGCCTGTCGAGCGAGCACCGCCGCCAGGCCGCGGCGCTGCACGAGGCGCTGTCGCTGGCGGCCGCGGCGATACGCGATTCGGCGCCGCCGGCGTCGGACGTGATCGCGATGATGCGGCGCTGCCTGGCCGAGTCGGCGCCGGCGGGGCAGGTCGATTACATTCAGATCGTCGACCCGCGGACCCTTCGCGACGTAGAAGAGACGGACGCGCCGGTGCTGGTAGCCCTGGCGGTGAAGTTCGGCCAGACGCGATTGATCGACAACGTTCTGGTAGGCACCGAGGCCTGA
- a CDS encoding pyridoxal phosphate-dependent aminotransferase: MKLARRIESVGASATIAITTRARQLRSEGVDVANFGAGEPDFDTPDFIKDAAKKALDAGDTKYVPQKSKALLDAIVEKLRRENGLTYAPEQIVMAFGGKHALAAVIDVLVDAGDKVLIPEPYWVSYPEMVRLAGGEPVFIPTGRKQDFKITPQQVLDYARGAKCLILNSPSNPTGVTYTPDELSAIAQAVLKTDLIVLSDEIYEKLVYGATKFVSFAALDPALPARTITFNGLSKAFSMTGWRLGWFAAPKDVAGAVRRLMDHQTTNPVSFAQAAALAAYTDPRAAATIEVMRQEFENRGRHMAKRLNAIKGISCVEPTGAFYCFPDVSAHYGRTLAGINVTDSMSFAKASLEGAGAALVPGAPFGDDACVRLSFAISLDEINRGLDRLEKLLA, encoded by the coding sequence ATGAAGCTCGCCCGCAGGATTGAAAGCGTTGGCGCCAGCGCCACCATCGCCATAACCACCCGCGCACGACAGCTTCGAAGCGAAGGCGTCGACGTCGCTAATTTCGGCGCCGGCGAACCGGACTTCGACACGCCGGATTTCATCAAGGACGCCGCCAAGAAGGCCCTCGATGCCGGCGACACCAAGTACGTGCCCCAGAAGTCCAAGGCCCTGCTGGACGCCATCGTCGAGAAGCTCCGGCGGGAAAACGGCCTCACCTACGCCCCCGAGCAGATCGTCATGGCCTTTGGCGGCAAGCACGCCCTGGCGGCCGTCATCGACGTCCTCGTCGACGCCGGCGACAAGGTGCTGATCCCCGAACCGTACTGGGTGAGCTATCCGGAGATGGTGCGACTGGCTGGCGGCGAGCCCGTGTTCATCCCCACTGGTCGCAAGCAGGACTTCAAGATCACGCCCCAGCAAGTGCTCGATTACGCCCGCGGCGCCAAGTGCCTGATCCTGAACTCTCCCTCGAACCCTACCGGCGTGACGTACACGCCGGATGAACTTTCCGCCATCGCCCAGGCCGTCCTCAAGACCGACCTGATCGTGCTGTCGGATGAAATCTACGAAAAGCTGGTCTACGGCGCGACGAAGTTTGTCTCCTTCGCCGCCCTTGACCCCGCCCTGCCGGCCCGCACCATCACCTTCAACGGCCTGTCCAAGGCGTTCTCGATGACTGGCTGGCGTTTGGGATGGTTCGCCGCTCCCAAGGACGTCGCGGGCGCCGTCCGGCGCCTGATGGACCACCAGACGACCAACCCCGTCAGCTTCGCCCAGGCCGCCGCCCTGGCCGCCTATACCGACCCGCGCGCCGCCGCAACCATTGAGGTCATGCGTCAAGAGTTTGAGAATCGCGGCCGCCACATGGCCAAACGCCTCAACGCCATCAAGGGCATTTCGTGCGTCGAGCCTACCGGCGCGTTCTACTGCTTCCCGGACGTCAGCGCCCACTACGGCCGCACGCTGGCGGGTATCAACGTCACCGACTCGATGAGCTTTGCCAAGGCCTCGCTGGAAGGCGCGGGCGCCGCATTGGTTCCCGGCGCCCCCTTCGGCGACGACGCCTGCGTGCGCCTGAGCTTCGCCATCAGCCTCGACGAGATCAACCGCGGCCTCGACCGCCTGGAAAAGCTCCTGGCGTAG
- a CDS encoding DUF1540 domain-containing protein, with product MPRVIQCDATDCSFNRERECHALAVTIGDGDNPQCDTYCQGQSKGGDPASIAGVGACKVSACMHNRYLECWAPNINVGSKGSGADCLTFSKR from the coding sequence ATGCCACGCGTCATTCAGTGCGATGCCACAGATTGCAGCTTCAACCGCGAGCGGGAGTGTCACGCTCTGGCGGTAACGATCGGGGACGGGGACAATCCCCAGTGCGACACGTATTGCCAGGGCCAGTCCAAGGGCGGCGACCCGGCGTCGATCGCCGGCGTCGGAGCGTGCAAAGTCTCCGCCTGCATGCATAACCGCTACCTAGAGTGCTGGGCGCCCAATATCAACGTGGGGTCCAAAGGCAGCGGCGCGGACTGTCTGACCTTCAGCAAACGCTGA
- the gatC gene encoding Asp-tRNA(Asn)/Glu-tRNA(Gln) amidotransferase subunit GatC yields the protein MSKNVDEALVRHIGVLARVELTDPEVESHAAQLGAILEYFDKLNELPTDGVEPMVHAMELSNVLADDTPEPSLTSEQALQNAPARDGDYFKVPKVIGESQ from the coding sequence ATGAGCAAAAATGTGGACGAAGCCCTGGTCCGCCACATCGGCGTGCTGGCCCGCGTGGAACTGACCGACCCGGAGGTTGAGTCTCACGCCGCCCAGTTGGGCGCCATCCTGGAATACTTCGACAAGCTCAACGAACTGCCCACCGACGGCGTCGAACCGATGGTCCACGCGATGGAGCTGTCCAACGTGCTGGCCGACGACACGCCCGAGCCCTCGCTGACCAGCGAGCAGGCCCTGCAAAACGCCCCCGCCCGCGACGGCGACTACTTCAAGGTCCCCAAGGTCATCGGAGAGAGCCAATGA
- the folK gene encoding 2-amino-4-hydroxy-6-hydroxymethyldihydropteridine diphosphokinase, producing MIAYIGMGSNVGDRAQTLLRAAGILARASGVHVRRISRFIETKAQGGPPGQPPYLNAAMEIETDLEPLELLDVLNEVETDLGRDRDFEERWGPRTCDLDILMMEDLVMDSPRLTIPHPRMHERLFVLRPLAEIAPGVLHPVLRLTVLDMLADAEVGQ from the coding sequence ATGATCGCGTACATCGGCATGGGCAGTAACGTGGGGGACCGGGCGCAGACCTTGCTGCGGGCGGCGGGGATTCTGGCGCGCGCTTCGGGCGTGCATGTGCGGCGCATCTCGCGATTCATCGAGACCAAGGCCCAGGGCGGGCCGCCCGGTCAGCCGCCGTACCTCAACGCGGCCATGGAGATCGAGACCGACCTGGAACCGCTGGAACTGCTCGATGTGCTCAACGAGGTCGAGACCGATCTCGGGCGCGACCGCGACTTCGAGGAGCGGTGGGGCCCCCGCACCTGCGACCTGGACATCCTGATGATGGAAGACCTGGTGATGGACAGCCCGCGGCTGACGATCCCCCACCCGCGCATGCACGAGCGCCTGTTCGTGCTGCGCCCGCTGGCCGAGATCGCCCCCGGCGTGCTTCACCCGGTGCTGCGACTGACGGTGCTGGACATGCTCGCCGACGCCGAGGTGGGGCAATGA
- a CDS encoding deoxynucleoside kinase: protein MSATLISLIGPPAVGKTTLAGLLAADLSAGQIHEDFEGNPFLADSFQGRDEARLPAQLYYLLSRVRQLSVRSWPASGLFVSDYGFCQDDLFARVRLADDELAAYQKVAAPLATLVRPPDVLVALDAPVEVLLARLASRGRAFEAFMTGDFLESMRQEYRKLLAEATCPVVEIDTSLLDIRDAQARQEILTSLNSVSGGGRPLTEWESSC from the coding sequence ATGAGCGCGACCTTGATCAGCCTGATCGGTCCGCCGGCGGTGGGCAAGACCACCCTGGCCGGTCTGCTGGCGGCGGATCTGTCGGCCGGGCAGATTCACGAAGACTTCGAGGGCAATCCGTTCCTGGCCGACTCGTTCCAGGGTCGCGACGAAGCCCGCCTGCCGGCGCAGCTATACTATCTCCTGTCGCGCGTGCGGCAGCTTTCGGTGCGATCGTGGCCGGCGTCGGGCCTGTTCGTCAGCGACTACGGATTCTGCCAGGACGACCTTTTCGCCCGTGTGCGGCTGGCCGATGACGAACTGGCGGCGTATCAGAAAGTGGCCGCCCCCCTGGCGACGCTGGTTCGCCCGCCGGACGTGCTGGTGGCGCTGGACGCGCCGGTCGAGGTGCTGCTGGCGCGCCTGGCGTCGCGCGGGCGAGCATTCGAAGCATTCATGACCGGCGACTTCCTGGAGTCGATGCGGCAGGAATACCGCAAGCTCCTAGCTGAAGCGACGTGTCCGGTGGTGGAGATCGATACATCGCTGCTGGATATTCGTGACGCGCAGGCGAGACAGGAGATTCTAACATCGCTGAATTCAGTTAGCGGCGGAGGGCGACCGCTGACGGAGTGGGAGTCATCATGCTGA
- the panD gene encoding aspartate 1-decarboxylase — protein MLLKMLRAKLHHATITEAQVEYIGSITIDQDLLDASGILPGECVLVADLTDGQRFETYVMAGHRGSGVICINGAAARLVTVGDKIIIMAFAYVDSQQAPALKPALVLVDGDNKVSRRI, from the coding sequence ATGCTGCTGAAGATGCTGCGAGCGAAACTTCATCACGCCACCATCACCGAGGCGCAGGTGGAGTACATCGGGTCCATCACCATCGACCAGGACCTCCTCGACGCCTCGGGCATCCTGCCCGGCGAGTGCGTGCTGGTGGCCGATCTGACCGACGGGCAGCGGTTCGAGACATACGTGATGGCCGGACATCGCGGCAGCGGCGTCATCTGCATCAACGGGGCCGCCGCCAGGCTCGTCACCGTCGGCGACAAGATCATCATCATGGCCTTTGCCTACGTGGACTCGCAGCAGGCCCCGGCCCTGAAACCAGCCCTGGTCCTGGTGGATGGCGACAACAAGGTCTCGCGTCGAATCTAG
- a CDS encoding type II toxin-antitoxin system HicB family antitoxin, whose translation MKLVAQVMRQTDGTYRAWCPALPGCRACGQTRREALERVQLAARGYLENLEDILPRQLARQYFSRRRISAPGEPAEVEAADFTWST comes from the coding sequence ATGAAACTTGTCGCCCAGGTCATGCGGCAGACAGACGGAACCTATCGCGCGTGGTGCCCCGCGCTGCCCGGTTGCCGCGCCTGCGGGCAGACGCGGCGGGAAGCCCTGGAGAGAGTGCAACTGGCGGCCAGGGGATACCTCGAGAATCTTGAAGACATTCTGCCCCGGCAGTTGGCCCGGCAATATTTCAGCAGGCGACGCATCAGCGCACCGGGAGAACCGGCTGAGGTCGAGGCAGCCGATTTCACATGGTCGACATGA